In a genomic window of Halalkalicoccus sp. CG83:
- a CDS encoding amidase, whose translation MIADEILVGSVDDLGRRLREGEFTVRELTEAYLDRLERIGPELNAVVTVTRERALETADRLDDELEAGDDRGPLHGIPYGVKDLVATEGYPTTWGAEPYRDQEIDEDAAVVTRLEEAGAVLVGKLAMVELAGGFGYDSANASFTGPGRNPWNVDAWSGGSSSGSAAAVAAGLVGFAIGTETWGSLNTPAAFSGVNAVRPTYDRVSRDGVMALSWTMDKVGPMCRAVGGCEHVLRAMAEPGETGRGRSAPSSKRGLGGTDRRSGFRVAVPEGAGEDEQAAVRENFERTLGTLEEFATVERVSLPDLPFAAMAGTIIDAEAAAAFEDLIESGAVHELDDGTHQLGSYRATVVLARDYVNANRVRTRAQRELDALLAEYDALVAPARGSVANPIEESLTEYFGQFASPPVNAAANVTGLPGVTTPNGFGERGLPTAVEFVGRAWEETTVLAVACEYERRTDRVDHATLIEALEGY comes from the coding sequence GTGATCGCCGACGAGATCCTCGTTGGCTCGGTCGACGATCTGGGTCGGCGGCTTCGGGAGGGCGAGTTCACCGTCAGGGAGCTCACCGAGGCGTACCTGGATCGCCTCGAACGGATCGGACCCGAGCTGAACGCCGTCGTGACGGTCACGCGTGAACGGGCGCTCGAGACGGCCGATCGACTCGACGACGAACTCGAGGCCGGCGACGACCGCGGCCCGCTCCACGGGATCCCGTACGGGGTGAAGGACCTCGTCGCGACCGAGGGGTACCCGACGACGTGGGGCGCCGAACCGTATCGCGATCAGGAGATCGACGAGGACGCAGCCGTCGTGACGCGGCTCGAGGAGGCCGGCGCCGTGTTGGTCGGAAAGCTCGCCATGGTCGAACTCGCCGGCGGGTTCGGCTACGACAGCGCGAACGCCTCGTTCACCGGTCCCGGGCGGAACCCCTGGAACGTCGACGCCTGGAGCGGCGGCTCCTCGAGCGGCTCCGCCGCCGCGGTGGCGGCCGGTCTCGTCGGCTTCGCGATCGGTACGGAGACGTGGGGGTCGCTCAACACGCCCGCGGCGTTCTCGGGGGTCAACGCGGTTCGGCCGACCTACGATCGGGTGAGCCGCGACGGCGTGATGGCGCTGTCGTGGACGATGGACAAGGTCGGGCCGATGTGCCGGGCCGTGGGCGGCTGTGAGCACGTGCTGCGGGCGATGGCCGAACCCGGCGAGACCGGACGAGGACGATCGGCGCCGTCGTCGAAACGGGGTCTCGGCGGGACCGACCGACGGAGCGGTTTTCGCGTCGCGGTCCCCGAGGGGGCGGGCGAGGACGAACAGGCGGCCGTCCGGGAGAACTTCGAGCGCACGCTCGGGACGCTCGAGGAGTTCGCGACGGTCGAGCGCGTCTCGCTTCCCGACCTCCCGTTCGCCGCCATGGCGGGGACGATCATCGACGCCGAGGCCGCCGCGGCGTTCGAGGACCTGATCGAGAGCGGCGCGGTCCACGAACTCGATGACGGGACCCACCAGCTCGGGAGCTACCGCGCGACGGTCGTCCTCGCGAGGGACTACGTCAACGCCAATCGCGTCCGAACGAGGGCCCAACGCGAACTCGACGCCCTGCTCGCCGAGTACGACGCGCTCGTGGCGCCGGCGCGCGGATCCGTGGCGAATCCGATCGAGGAGTCGCTGACCGAGTACTTCGGCCAGTTCGCGTCGCCGCCGGTGAACGCTGCCGCGAACGTGACCGGCCTCCCGGGCGTCACGACGCCGAACGGGTTCGGCGAACGCGGCCTCCCGACGGCGGTCGAGTTCGTCGGCCGCGCCTGGGAGGAGACGACGGTGCTCGCGGTGGCATGCGAGTACGAGCGCCGAACCGATCGCGTCGACCACGCGACGCTGATCGAGGCGCTCGAGGGGTACTGA
- a CDS encoding DUF420 domain-containing protein, with protein sequence MQQQVRGHVPALTGVLTAVSLALVFGAALGYVPATVVPEAPGWLVDAIPTVNAAISASAILTISLGWHWIRTGRVERHRVAMIVSTVLFVGFLGLYLYRLTLLGGPEPFPGPETVYRFVYLPLLGVHILLAVVCIPLLYYVLLLAATRSVRELRRTSHARVGRVAASLWLISFSLGIAVYALLHGVY encoded by the coding sequence ATGCAACAGCAGGTCCGAGGCCACGTGCCGGCGCTCACCGGCGTCCTGACCGCCGTCTCGCTCGCGCTCGTCTTCGGAGCCGCCCTCGGGTACGTCCCCGCCACCGTCGTTCCCGAGGCGCCCGGCTGGCTCGTCGACGCGATCCCGACCGTCAACGCCGCCATCAGCGCGAGCGCCATCCTCACGATCAGCCTCGGCTGGCACTGGATCCGCACGGGGCGAGTCGAACGTCACCGCGTCGCGATGATCGTCTCGACCGTCCTGTTCGTCGGTTTCCTCGGGCTCTACCTCTACCGCCTAACGCTGCTGGGTGGCCCGGAGCCGTTTCCTGGTCCCGAGACGGTCTATCGGTTCGTCTACCTCCCGCTGCTGGGAGTCCACATCCTGCTCGCGGTGGTCTGCATCCCGCTGCTCTACTACGTGTTGCTGCTCGCGGCCACTCGATCGGTTCGGGAGCTACGCCGAACGTCGCACGCGCGGGTCGGTCGCGTCGCCGCCTCGCTGTGGCTGATCTCCTTCTCCCTCGGCATCGCGGTGTACGCCCTCCTCCACGGCGTCTACTGA